Proteins co-encoded in one Apodemus sylvaticus chromosome 6, mApoSyl1.1, whole genome shotgun sequence genomic window:
- the Bdkrb1 gene encoding B1 bradykinin receptor yields the protein MAPQALLELQPSNGSQQAPPNISSCESAPEAWDLLYRVLPGFVITVCFFGLLGNLLVLSFFLLPWRRWWRHQRQRLTIAEIYLANLAASDLVFVLGLPFWAENIGNRFNWPFGSDLCRVVSGVIKANLFISIFLVVAISQDRYRLLVYPMTSWGFRRRRRAQATCLVIWVAGGLLSVPTFLLRSVKVVPELNVSACILLFPHEAWHFARMVELNILGFLLPLSAILYFNAHILASLRGQKEASRTRCGGPRGSKTTGLILTLVASFLVCWAPYHFFAFLDFLVQVRVIRDCSWKELTDLGLQLANFFAFVNSCLNPLIYVFAGRLFKTQGSGNFINGAPEKPHARIAQ from the coding sequence ATGGCGCCCCAGGCCTTGTTGGAGCTACAGCCCTCTAACGGAAGCCAGCAGGCCCCTCCCAACATCTCCTCCTGTGAGAGTGCCCCGGAAGCCTGGGACCTGTTGTATCGAGTGCTGCCAGGGTTTGTCATCACTGTCTGTTTCTTTGGCCTCCTGGGGAACCTCTTagtcctctccttcttcctcttgccTTGGCGACGGTGGTGGCGGCACCAGCGACAGCGCTTAACCATAGCGGAAATCTACCTGGCTAACTTGGCAGCTTCTGATCTGGTGTTTGTCCTGGGCTTGCCCTTCTGGGCAGAGAACATCGGGAACCGTTTCAACTGGCCCTTTGGAAGCGACCTCTGCCGGGTGGTCAGCGGGGTCATCAAGGCCAACCTGTTCATCAGCATCTTCCTGGTGGTGGCCATCAGTCAGGACCGCTACAGGTTGCTGGTATACCCCATGACCAGCTGGGGGTTCCGGCGGCGACGGCGAGCCCAAGCTACCTGCCTGGTCATCTGGGTAGCTGGGGGCCTCCTGAGCGTCCCCACGTTCCTTCTACGCTCTGTCAAAGTCGTCCCTGAGCTGAACGTCTCTGCCTGCATCCTGCTTTTCCCCCACGAAGCTTGGCACTTTGCGAGGATGGTGGAGTTGAACATTCTGGGTTTCCTCCTCCCACTGTCGGCCATCCTCTACTTCAACGCTCACATCCTGGCCTCCCTGAGAGGACAGAAGGAGGCCAGCAGAACCCGGTGTGGGGGCCCCAGGGGCAGCAAGACAACGGGGCTGATCCTCACACTAGTGGCCTCCTTCCTGGTCTGCTGGGCCCCTTACCACTTCTTTGccttcctggatttcctggtccAGGTGAGGGTGATCCGGGACTGTTCTTGGAAGGAGCTCACAGACCTGGGCCTGCAGCTCGCCAACTTCTTCGCTTTTGTCAACAGCTGCCTCAACCCACTGATTTATGTCTTTGCAGGCCGGCTCTTTAAGACCCAGGGTTCTGGGAACTTTATAAATGGTGCGCCCGAGAAGCCCCATGCCCGTATCGCCCAGTAG